One Engystomops pustulosus chromosome 7, aEngPut4.maternal, whole genome shotgun sequence DNA window includes the following coding sequences:
- the LOC140070246 gene encoding 4-galactosyl-N-acetylglucosaminide 3-alpha-L-fucosyltransferase FUT5-like, giving the protein MPRPSNQRWVWFNQESPSHCQNLALMNNLINLTMSYRVDSDIFAPYGWIEKHNRTMNFTIPKKTKLAAWAISNWHPDARRVKYHGELKKHLQVDIYGYGNRNLPGNKQLEIFSAYKFYLSFENSIHVDYITEKLWDNAISSGCVPVVMGPPRENYERFIPRDAFIHVDDFSSPQELASYLLSLDKDEEKYKQYFNWRSEYYVPPQDNPWTVPYCRVCKALNEAPPYRTIASIEKWFKD; this is encoded by the coding sequence ATGCCAAGACCATCTAACCAGCGCTGGGTCTGGTTTAATCAGGAATCTCCAAGTCATTGTCAAAACCTTGCATTAATGAACAATCTCATCAACCTCACAATGTCCTACAGGGTTGACTCTGACATCTTTGCTCCATATGGTTGGATAGAAAAGCACAATAGGACAATGAATTTTACCATTCCAAAGAAAACAAAACTAGCGGCTTGGGCGATAAGTAACTGGCATCCAGATGCTAGAAGAGTCAAGTATCATGGAGAACTAAAGAAACATTTACAAGTTGATATTTACGGTTATGGAAATCGTAATCTGCCTGGAAATAAACAATTAGAAATATTTTCCGCTTACAAATTCTACCTTTCTTTTGAGAATTCTATACATGTAGATTATATAACAGAAAAACTCTGGGACAATGCAATTTCCTCAGGGTGTGTTCCAGTTGTGATGGGTCCACCTCGCGAAAACTATGAGCGCTTCATCCCCAGAGACGCCTTTATTCACGTTGATGACTTCTCAAGTCCTCAGGAATTGGCTTCATATCTTCTGAGTCTGGACAAAGATGAAGAGAAGTACAAGCAATACTTCAACTGGAGATCAGAATATTATGTGCCACCTCAGGACAACCCTTGGACAGTGCCCTACTGTAGAGTCTGTAAGGCACTAAATGAAGCTCCACCTTATAGGACCATAGCGAGCATTGAAAAATGGTTTAAAGATTAA